In Acidobacteriota bacterium, the genomic window CCGGCGCCGTCGCTGCCGGTGGACCATTTCAGACCGCCGGTCTTGCGGTCGAGGCCGACAACGCTGTAGTCGTCCCGGCCGCCGACGTCCACCAGCAGCACGTCCCCGTCCACCATCGGCTGGGTCGACACACCCCAGCTCGGGCTACGGGCACCGAAGGCTTCTTTCAGGTTCTTGCTCCACACCACCGAGCCGTCCTCCGCCTTCAGAGCGTCGAGCTGCCCGGAGGCGCTGAGGGCGTAGACCACGCCGTCCACCACCGTCGGGGTCGAACGCGGGCCGTCCCCTTGGCGGTCACGGTATTCCTTGTCCAGGCGGTGGCGCCAGAGCTCTTCGCCGGTGGCGGCGCTGAAGGCACCGGCCCATTGCGAGTCCCCCTGGTTGAAGAGGGTGAAGAGCCGGTTGTCAACGATGGCCAGTCCCGAGTACCCGGGCCCTAGGGGCCGGCTCCAAATCTCCGGCGGTCCGCCTTCCGGCCATGGCGCCGGCAGGGTCACGTCGGCCACCACCCCGTCGGCAGCGGCGCCTCGATAGGCCGGCCAGGAGCCCTCCACCGGCGAAGCGTCCGCCGCCGGCCCGGGCTGCGCGGGAGTCCCCGCCGGTACTTCGGCGGTGGTCTCTCCACCGCTGCCGCAGGCGAAGAGGCCCAAAGCGGTCAGCAGCACCAAGGAGCTGAGCTGGAGACGGGAGGAAGAATCTTTGGAGTCGAGAAGCATCATGGTGGTCTCCACTGAAAGGTCGAGTGGACGGTTACGGTAAAAACTTCGCTGCCGCGGCGTCTCTAGATGTCAGGGCTCGAGGCTCGGGTCTGAGGACCTATCGATGACGAGCTTCGATCGCGCTCGCGGGCTCAGGTATAGCGCGCGCCGCGGTATTCCGGTGCATAGAATTTCGGCAGGAGCGTATCGACCCGCAGCAGCCCCGGACGGCGCAACTCGATGCGATCTCCTTCGATATCCAGAAGATTCTCTTCCTGGAGCTCCGCCAAAGGCTGCAGGAAGCGTTCCCGGATATCGACGCCGAACTTCTCCTGGAACGGCCGGCGATCCAGCCAGCCGCGCTTGAGCTGCAGAATCACCTCCCGGGTGAGCTTCTCGTCCTCCGAGGGCACGAAGGCCCGGCTCACCGGCAGCTCGCCCTGCTCGACGCGTTCCAGATAAGGGGTCCAGCCGCTCTCGTTCTGGAAGTGGACGCCGGAGAGGTGGCCGAAGGAGGAGACTCCCAGGGGCAGCAGATCCGCTCCCTGCCACAGAGAATCGCGGTAAACGAAGGGGTCGTGGCAGCCTTCCTTGACCATGGTGTAGGCGCTGGACACTCGATAGCCGTTCTCCGCCAGACGCTCGAAAGCGTAGGCCTGCCACTCGCGCTTGAGCTCCCAATTGGCGATGGGCGGGCCGTCACCACCCTCCAACACCTGCTTTGAATAGACGGTGTTGTAGGGCAGCTCCATCTGGTAAATGGTAACGCTGTCCGGGGAGACCTCCAGGGTCCTGTCGATGGTGTGCTTCCAGGTTTCCCAGGTCTCTCCCACCATGCCGGCGATGAGGTCGATGTTGAGCTGAGGGAAGTCCAGCTCCGCCACCCACGGCAGCACCCGGTCGATCTCCTTGGTGACGTGAGCGCGGCCGTTCTCCTTCAGGATCTCGTCGTCGAAGTTCTCCACTCCGAGGCTCAGGCGGGTGACGCCGATGCCCCGGATGGCTTCCAGCTTGGAGCGGGTGAGGGTGCCGGGCTCGCATTCGAAAGCGATTTCCCGGGCCTGGTCCCAGGGCAGGCTCTCCTGGACTCCGGCCACCAGCTGTTCCAAGTGCTTGACGCTGATGTAGGACGGCGTGCCGCCACCGAAGTAGACGAAATCCACCGGCCGCCCGGCCAGCGCCGCCCGGTCCTTGTACATCGCCGCTTCGGCGATGAGGGCATCGATATAGCCCTGAATCTGGTCCGAATTGCGGTCCGTGAAGACGCGGAAGTAGCAGAATTTGCAGCGCCGCCGGCAGAAGGGAATGTGCATGTAGAGCCCCAGGGGGACGCCGGGGCGGGGCGGCTGATCCAACACCCGATGCACCTCCTCCACCGCCTCCGGAGTCCACTGGGAATAGGGAGGATAGTTGGAGACAAAGACGCTGCCGACCTCCGTGGAGGTGGGGTCCAGCGTCTGAGTGGCGGGTTCAGGATTGGCCATCGGGGTCCTTTCCAGCGGCGTTCTTGGACGCCGCTCCGAAGCTGTAGATGACACCGTCGTCGGCGGCGATGAACAGGCGGCCTCCGGCCACCACCGGCGAGGCGTTGAAGGAAGTGCCGAGCTCGAAGCGCCAGACCTCCTTGCCGGAGGCCAGGTCCAAGGCGTAGAGGTTGCCGTCCTGGCCAGCGGCGAAGACCCGGTCGCCGACGATCAACGGCGAGGCCTCGAAGCGCGCTCGGCTGGCGAAGGTCCACAGCCCCTCCCCGGAGGAGCGGCGGATGGCATGGACCATCTTATCCCGTCCCGCCGCCACCACCCGGTCGCCGGACACCGCCGGGGACGCGTAGTAGGGGAACTTCCGCTGCGGGTGGGAGTAGCGCCAGACCACCTCGTCCTGGGACAGGTCGAGGGCCAGCACCTGCGCCTCGAAGGTGC contains:
- a CDS encoding PQQ-binding-like beta-propeller repeat protein; its protein translation is MMLLDSKDSSSRLQLSSLVLLTALGLFACGSGGETTAEVPAGTPAQPGPAADASPVEGSWPAYRGAAADGVVADVTLPAPWPEGGPPEIWSRPLGPGYSGLAIVDNRLFTLFNQGDSQWAGAFSAATGEELWRHRLDKEYRDRQGDGPRSTPTVVDGVVYALSASGQLDALKAEDGSVVWSKNLKEAFGARSPSWGVSTQPMVDGDVLLVDVGGRDDYSVVGLDRKTGGLKWSTGSDGAGYSQPVIFEAAGRRQAVFFTASQLLAVDPATGEQLWRRPWKTSYDVNAATPIFLPPNRLLVSSGYDTGAALLEIVAGEGGSLETREVWSSRRLKNQFSSSVVVGDRIYGFDNSILKAVDLNTGEDVWRQRGFQHGSLLATKNHLVVLGENCRLALVEINPDEYREISSVDVLGDKCWTMPTLVDGRLFLRDGETLLSLRVAPLNAPEGS
- a CDS encoding coproporphyrinogen-III oxidase family protein, producing MANPEPATQTLDPTSTEVGSVFVSNYPPYSQWTPEAVEEVHRVLDQPPRPGVPLGLYMHIPFCRRRCKFCYFRVFTDRNSDQIQGYIDALIAEAAMYKDRAALAGRPVDFVYFGGGTPSYISVKHLEQLVAGVQESLPWDQAREIAFECEPGTLTRSKLEAIRGIGVTRLSLGVENFDDEILKENGRAHVTKEIDRVLPWVAELDFPQLNIDLIAGMVGETWETWKHTIDRTLEVSPDSVTIYQMELPYNTVYSKQVLEGGDGPPIANWELKREWQAYAFERLAENGYRVSSAYTMVKEGCHDPFVYRDSLWQGADLLPLGVSSFGHLSGVHFQNESGWTPYLERVEQGELPVSRAFVPSEDEKLTREVILQLKRGWLDRRPFQEKFGVDIRERFLQPLAELQEENLLDIEGDRIELRRPGLLRVDTLLPKFYAPEYRGARYT